The nucleotide sequence TGTGAGACAGCTTTCCAAGCTCTttggctcttcttcttctctccttaGCATCATCACCATCACCCATCAATTCTTCCACTGCCTTCTTCACACCTTCATTATCCACCAACACGCctatcttctcctcttctccccATTTCATAACCTCTTCAATCCCAGCTCCTACACCGGCTTTAAGAACCTGCACGATTGGTATTAGTTTTagttattcatttataaaatttttaagataTGTCTAAAAGAAATTTAAGCTGACTTTCGGAATTTGACTTCAGAAAGTGAAAGTTATTATCATTGACTTGTCTTCTGCTGGACTTGCTGACTAAGTCTCCAATTATAAATAAAGCAAGGGAAATAGAGCTGaatgacaaaaaaacataattaagtatataacaaaagaaataaaaaataaaaaagctttCCTTATATTATCACAACATATACTAATAAATCACTTTTATTAATCGGTTAATGAGAAAGAGCCAacaatatatacttatttatagaagttttcaCATATGatgcttttaattaaaaacaaaaattattcatTCAAGTCATCAAATATTTCAAAAGATATGTAttataatatgatatatcataCAAATTACACTAAATATAATGTTatgcaatattttttaattagatagattatttttcagttttcaatatactatataataaaaGTATATTCGTTACATAGAAAGTCTTGTCATATAATAATATGTTAGACACGAATCCTAGAATAACATGTTAGTCCATTGAATTTGATTTTTGCTGCCTCTGATAGTTATTTCCGTGGGCAAAGCTTAGATTAGGAGACTTTGAACTGAACGTTGAATTTTCAAAGACAAATTGATTTTGGTAAtgtccgagagagagagagagagttcaatTTGATTTGTGTCTTCTTGAACGTAATAATCTGTCTTTAAAGTACAGTTTTACGTCATCTACTACATCATTTTGGTTAAGCCATTTTTATTCCCACTCTTCTTATCCTCCATATAGTCAAAAACAAAACTCGAAAGTTCTTCACTGATTTAAAACAAGTATGGCTTCCCAAAAACCTCAACAAGCTCATCCACCTCTTCACTTTGTTCTCTTCCCTTTCATGGCTCAAGGCCACATGATTCCCATGGTCGATATTGCAAGGCTCCTGGCTCAGCGCGGCGTGACCATATAACAATTGTCACGACGCCCCACAACGCAGAGAGGTTCAAGAATGTCTTAAACCGTGCCGTGGAGGCTGGTTTGCCCATCAACGTAGTGCATGTGAAGCTTCCATACCAAGAAGCTGGGCTGCCAGAAGGAAAAGAGAACATGGATTCGCTTGACTCCAAGGATTTGATAGTACCTTTCTTTAAAATGGTTAACATGCTCGAAGAACCGGTCATGAAGCTACTGGAAGAGATGAAGCCTAGACCAAGCTGTCTAATATGTGATTTGTGTTTGCCTTATACAAGCAAAATCGCCAAGGCCTTCAATATACCAAAGATCGTTTTTCATGGATTCTCTTGCTTTTGCCTTTTGTGTATGCATGTTTTACGCCAAAACCTAGAGATCTTGCAGAATTTGAAGTCGGAAAAAGAGTATTTCTTTGTTCCTAATTTTCCTGACAAAGTTGAATTCACAAAGCCTCAAGTTCCAGTGAGAATCAATGCAACTGGAGACTGGAAGGAGTTCTTGGATGCAATGGCAGAAGCAGAAAACACATCATATGGTGTAATAATCAACACATTTCAGGAGTTAGAGGATGCTTATGTCAAAGATTACAAAGAGGCTAGAGATGGGAAAGTATGGTCCATTGGACCTGTTTCCTTGTGCAACAAGAAAGGAGCTGACAAAGCCGAGAGGGGAAACAAGGCGGTCattgatcaagaagaatgttttGAATGGCTTGATTCTAAAGAAGAAGGGTCAGTGCTATATGTTTGCCTTGGAAGTATTTGCAATCTTCCTCTGTCTCAGCTAAAGGAGCTAGGGCTAGGCCTAGAGAAATCCCAAAGACCTTTTATTTGGGTCATTAGAGGTTGGGAAAAGTATAATGAGCTAGCTGAGTGGTTCTTAGAGAGTGGTTTTGAAGAAAGGGTCAAAGAGAGAGGGCTTCTCATAAAAGGATGGGCACCACAAGTGCTTATCCTTTCACACCCTTCTGTAGGAGGATTCTTGACTCATTGTGGATGGAACTCGACTCTAGAAGGAATCACCTCAGGTGTTCCATTGCTCACATGGCCATTGTTTGGAGACCAGTTCTGCAACCAGAAACTGGTTGTGCAGGTTCTTAAAGTTGGTGTAGGAGCTGGGATTGAAGAAACTATGAAATGGGGAGAAGAGGATAAAATAGGAGTGTTGGTGGATAACGAAGGAGTGAAGAAGGCAGTTGACGAATTGATGGGTGATGGTGATGATGCAAAAGAGAGAAGACGAGTAGTCAAAGAGCTTGGAAAGGTAGCTCACAGGGCTGTGGATGAAGGAGGCTCTTCTCATTCTAACATACATTCCTCTTACAAGACATATCGCAATTAGCACAATCCAAGAactaattaagttattttaatatatatttgtttaaatttataaaatagatgttacaaataattttttttcttaaataaaatacagTTTAACATgagtgtattttattattataaatgttgactcaaaaatgtttttctcgactttaaaagaaaaaataaaacaaaaaaaaattgaaaactgttaaatcaagcttttacttatatattttcatgACCTCCTCTTTTGAATATGTAGATTTTTGTTGCTTCTTAATAGCCAAGTCTAAtgttaaaagaaatataaacatTTGACCAATTTCCCTACAAATAATTACATGATTACACTTCTAAGAATATATCAAACAGATATTAGAAAGGTGAAAGTGAACAAATAAAAGGAAGCTGAcaatatcaaattttatatgaCAATATTGATTACTTGGTTTAGAATCAACCAAAATTCTAGTTGTTCATAAAAGTTTATAGATATGTTTAAAAAGAAGTTTAACCTAACTTCTGAACTTGACTTCAAAAAGGGAAAGTTATTATCACTGACTTGTCTTCTGCTGGACGTGTTGGACTAAGTCTCATATCCTCCAAACAAAGTAAATGAAGAATAATGTATAAATGTCTATTTCTTTTAACAATGACATAAATCAATTATTGGATTGTGCTAGTTGCATTATGTCTTCTAACAGTAATGTGATATTAGAATGCGAAGAGCCTCCTTCTTCCACAGCCTTGTGAGCTAACTCTCCAAGCTCTTTGGCTCTTTTTCTCCTCTCCTTAGCCTCATCATTCTCACCCATTAACTCTTCAACTGCCTTCTTAACACCTTCTTTATCCACCAACACACctatcttctcctcttctccccATTTCATAGGCTCCTCAACCCCTACTTTCACACCAGCTTTTAGCACCTCCACCACTAATTTCTCATTACAGAATTGGTCAGCAAATAGCGGCCATGTAAGCAGTGGGAGACCAAAGGTTATCCCCTCAAGAGTTGAGTTCCATCCGCAGTGTGTCAAGAATCCTCCAACAGAAGGGTGTGAAAGGATAAGCACTTGAGGTGCCCATCCTTTAATGAGAAGCCCTCTCTCTTTCACCCTTTCTTCAAAGCCGCTCTCCAAGATCCACACAGCAAGCTCTTTATATTTTTCCCAACCTCTTATGACCCAAATGAAAGGTCTTTGAGATTCTTCTAGGCCTAGGCCAAGCTCCTTGAGCTGAGACAGAGGAAGATTGCAGACACTTCCTAGACAAACGTAGAGCACAGAACCACCTTCCTTAGAATCAAGCCATTTAAGGCACTCATCTTTATCAATATCTGATTTATTTCCTCTCTCAGCTTTATCTTCTCCCACCTTGTTGCACAAGGAAACAGGTCCAATGGACCATGCTTTACCTGACCTTGCCTCCTTGTAGTCTTCGACATAAGCAGGTTCCAGCTCTTGAAATGTGTTGACCACCACTCCATAGGATGTCTTATCAGCTTCTTTAGTTCCATCCAAGAACTCCTTCCACTCTCTAGGAACATATGTTTCCACAGGAACCTGAGGTCTTGTGAATTCAACTCTGTCAGGAAAATAAGGAACGGTAAAGTACTCTTTGTCAGACTCCAAATTCTCCAAGATCTCAAGATTTTCACGTAAAACATGCATACACAGAAGACAAAAGCAACACATGCCATGGAAGAGGATCTTTGGTATATTGAACGTCTTGGCGAGTTTGCTTGTATAAAACAAACACATGTCAGAGATTAAGCAGCTTGGTGGAGGGCTCATCTCTTCCATGAGCTTCTGAACCGGTTCTTCGAGCATGTTAACTGCTTTAAAGAAAGGTATCATCATCTCTATGGAGTCAAGCAaatctatattttcttttccCTCTGGTATACCAGCTTCTTGAGATGGAAACTTCACATGCACTACCTTGATGGGCAAGCCAGACTCAATGGCACGGCTTAGAACATTCTTGAACCTCCCTGCATTGTAAGGCGTTGTGACAATGGTTATGGTCACACCTCGCTGAGCCAAGAGCCTTGCGATATCCACCATGGGAATCATGTGGCCTTGAGCCATGAAAGGGAAGAGAACAAAGTGAAGAGGATAAGATTTTTTAGCTGTTTCAGAACCCATGCTGATGATAAACTCTCAAGTTTTGTCTTGGTTCTGGATTATatttgtgagagagagagagcttataTAGAACAAAGATGCGtggagagcaaaaaaaaaactgaacagAAGACGTAATACATGACGTAAAATAGATTTTACTTGACAAACACATCCAATACAGTCCACAGATTGTGTATCCATAGTTTGTCCCTTTGCGACCCTATCTTGCATCCTGTAATGACTTTCCCTTACACAAAGAAGATAATTCAGACACAAAAACAACAACTTGGAGGCCTGTTGATAGCTACATGTTCTGTAAATCCTTAAATTGTTACAATAAAGGCacctaaattaataatttaaccCCAAGGAGAACTGTTTGAAACTTTAAAGATCGATTAAACTCCAATCCAATATAAACAGTACGAGAAGATAAATCCAACTTTGGACTCTTTTCAAGACAGCTATATGTATCAAGAAGCCTCAAAAATcacaatcaataaaaaaaaagaacataggTCCAGAGCCTACAACACTTTCGTGTGAATGTTTCTTTCCTGAGTTCGGTAATGGAAAAAGATTCTATAGATAATGAGATGATAAGACTTTTAAGAATTAGATCAAACAAAGATTAGAAAGGTGAATGCAAAAAGGAGCAATATAGAAAAGGGAAGTTTACTAAAATGACACAAATTAGTTATGTTATTACTAGAATgactcatattttttaaaatttattaaaatatttttttggtcgaaATTGCCCATACAcatagttataacaaaaaaaaaatattacccaAATGCCCTTATTATTTAATCGACGGCcgatttgttttcaaaaaaataaatctatcgaCCAATAAGTCTATTTATAAAATCtgtgtagaaaaaaaaaactactattaAAGTGGTGGCAGATTTTTTAGAAAACGTCAGATTTGTTCACACGGCAGATTTAATTGTCAGATTTGATTAAAAAACAGATTTTTAAGAATATGTCTATCGAATATGGTAGTAGATTATTTCTAAATGgtagatttataaaatcaacttatttttttctggGTAGATTTACTTTTTGTGATCGACTTATTTTCTTAAGGCAGATTTATATAGCCGATTTAAGATTGTTGAcagactttttttttatgaagtgGCAGACTTTTTCTTTACGTGATAGCAGACTTTTT is from Brassica napus cultivar Da-Ae unplaced genomic scaffold, Da-Ae ScsIHWf_168;HRSCAF=305, whole genome shotgun sequence and encodes:
- the LOC106451089 gene encoding UDP-glycosyltransferase 73C12-like, with the translated sequence MGSETAKKSYPLHFVLFPFMAQGHMIPMVDIARLLAQRGVTITIVTTPYNAGRFKNVLSRAIESGLPIKVVHVKFPSQEAGIPEGKENIDLLDSIEMMIPFFKAVNMLEEPVQKLMEEMSPPPSCLISDMCLFYTSKLAKTFNIPKILFHGMCCFCLLCMHVLRENLEILENLESDKEYFTVPYFPDRVEFTRPQVPVETYVPREWKEFLDGTKEADKTSYGVVVNTFQELEPAYVEDYKEARSGKAWSIGPVSLCNKVGEDKAERGNKSDIDKDECLKWLDSKEGGSVLYVCLGSVCNLPLSQLKELGLGLEESQRPFIWVIRGWEKYKELAVWILESGFEERVKERGLLIKGWAPQVLILSHPSVGGFLTHCGWNSTLEGITFGLPLLTWPLFADQFCNEKLVVEVLKAGVKVGVEEPMKWGEEEKIGVLVDKEGVKKAVEELMGENDEAKERRKRAKELGELAHKAVEEGGSSHSNITLLLEDIMQLAQSNN